The Streptomyces europaeiscabiei genome window below encodes:
- a CDS encoding RNA-guided endonuclease InsQ/TnpB family protein, with protein MIRAYKFLLRPTVRQMVALSEMLRDHCSLYNGALQERRDAYRHASRTSIKYGEQSAQLKAIRAFDPGRQGRWSFSSQQATLRRLDKAFTAFFRRVKSGRTPGYPRFKGVGHFDTAIFPKDGDGCRWDSTPHDPQTRVRLQGVGHVRVHQHRPVKGRVKTIAVKREGNRWYIVLSCDDVPSEPLPATGAVVGIDMGTTHFLTTSGGRHVANPKFLDQGAEELAEAQQYLSTFPRRTKHRTKCHRAAARHVAKLHAKIRRQRADFHHKTARALVRDHDAIAHERLNTAGMTRTPRPKPDPEAPGSFLPNGAAAKAGLNRSILDAGWGQFLSILANKAESASRTVIEVTARNTSRTCLSCSHVAKENRASQARFECVRCGFAANADLVGATNVLTRAGLVRCDVA; from the coding sequence ATGATCCGCGCGTACAAGTTCCTGCTGCGCCCCACGGTCCGTCAGATGGTCGCGCTGAGCGAGATGCTGCGGGATCACTGCTCGCTCTACAACGGCGCGCTTCAGGAACGCCGGGACGCCTACCGGCACGCATCGAGGACGAGCATCAAGTACGGGGAACAGTCGGCGCAACTGAAGGCGATCCGAGCGTTCGACCCCGGGCGCCAGGGGCGTTGGTCGTTCTCGTCCCAGCAGGCCACCCTGCGCCGCCTGGACAAAGCGTTCACCGCATTCTTCCGGCGCGTGAAGAGCGGCAGAACGCCCGGGTACCCGCGGTTCAAGGGGGTCGGGCACTTCGACACTGCCATCTTCCCGAAGGACGGTGATGGCTGCCGCTGGGACTCCACTCCGCACGATCCGCAGACCCGCGTCCGGTTGCAGGGTGTCGGGCACGTCCGGGTACACCAGCACCGGCCTGTCAAGGGCCGAGTGAAGACGATCGCGGTCAAGCGCGAGGGCAACCGCTGGTACATCGTCCTTTCCTGTGATGACGTGCCCTCCGAGCCCCTGCCCGCCACGGGCGCGGTCGTCGGCATCGACATGGGCACCACGCACTTCCTGACCACCTCCGGCGGCCGGCACGTCGCCAACCCCAAGTTCCTCGACCAAGGGGCCGAGGAGCTGGCCGAAGCGCAGCAGTACCTCTCCACCTTTCCCCGGCGGACGAAGCACCGCACCAAGTGCCACCGTGCCGCGGCCCGCCACGTGGCCAAGCTGCACGCGAAGATCCGCCGACAGCGTGCCGACTTCCACCACAAGACCGCTCGTGCCCTCGTACGGGACCACGACGCGATCGCGCACGAACGGCTCAACACGGCGGGCATGACCCGCACGCCCAGGCCCAAGCCCGACCCAGAAGCGCCCGGCTCCTTCCTCCCTAACGGCGCCGCCGCCAAAGCGGGCCTGAACCGCAGCATCCTCGACGCGGGTTGGGGACAGTTCCTTTCGATCTTGGCGAACAAGGCTGAAAGCGCCAGTCGTACCGTGATCGAAGTAACCGCCCGCAACACCTCCCGCACCTGCCTGTCCTGCAGCCACGTCGCGAAGGAGAACCGCGCTTCGCAAGCCAGGTTCGAATGCGTCAGATGCGGGTTCGCGGCCAACGCAGATCTCGTCGGCGCAACGAACGTCCTCACCCGGGCCGGGCTGGTCCGCTGCGACGTGGCCTAG
- the tnpA gene encoding IS200/IS605 family transposase has product MRRLSGGVCDLGLHVVWCPKYRRPVLGGRVAARLDELIRQKADEREWEIVALEVMPDHVHLFVKHDPKSSASYVANQLKGFTSRVLREEFPHLRSKLPTLWSSSYFAASVGAISAETVQRYIDSQWERPRKKGEGS; this is encoded by the coding sequence ATTCGCCGGTTATCCGGCGGTGTGTGCGACCTCGGGCTGCATGTGGTGTGGTGCCCGAAGTACCGCCGTCCGGTTCTCGGTGGACGGGTCGCGGCACGTCTGGACGAGCTGATCCGGCAGAAGGCCGACGAACGGGAATGGGAGATCGTGGCACTCGAGGTGATGCCTGACCACGTCCACCTGTTCGTCAAGCACGACCCGAAGTCGTCGGCCTCGTATGTCGCCAACCAGCTCAAGGGGTTCACTTCCCGCGTGCTGCGCGAGGAGTTCCCGCACCTTCGCTCGAAGCTTCCGACGCTGTGGTCGTCGTCGTACTTCGCTGCCTCGGTCGGCGCGATCAGCGCCGAGACGGTACAGCGGTACATCGACAGCCAGTGGGAACGCCCCCGGAAGAAGGGGGAGGGCTCATGA
- the ngcE gene encoding N-acetylglucosamine/diacetylchitobiose ABC transporter substrate-binding protein translates to MGSTTAENNGPEGVGSTTPEGVGRRDLIKRSAALGLITVPTMSFLSACASSGGGGEEKAEAGEKTAKNPLGVNEGTRMEFVLFDGGFGKEYAEDAVKIYEKNFPKASVKFSATQKIQSTLQPRFNQGTPPDLIDNSGAEQMDMGVLVGKKQLADLTPLLDAPSYDDPDKKVRDTLRPGIVEMGQFDGDPVWIMYYAYTVYGVWYSQKALDSLDEEYPETWDQMLAVCEKAKKKDMAGWTYAGKYPYYIPFSLYPMIGKVGGREVLDSIDNLEPNAWKHPAVKACFDAYYELYAKGYILQGTPGLDHIQSQTAWAEGKALFIPNGSWVENESAKVIPADFDLAVSAPTGIDSSDKMPFGTIWASGGEPFIVPAKATNGAGGMEQLRIMLSEASSKNFTSKVKSLTAYNGGTDGITLTPGLKSGVAALELAGDNVVNPRIQDWYVQLQKEQIGVAGLGEMMAGRLTPAEAIKKIQGFADAAAKDSSIKHYKHQ, encoded by the coding sequence ATGGGATCCACTACCGCTGAGAACAACGGCCCCGAGGGCGTCGGCAGCACCACCCCCGAAGGTGTCGGCCGCCGCGATCTGATCAAGCGTTCCGCCGCGCTCGGCCTGATCACCGTCCCGACGATGAGCTTCCTGTCCGCGTGCGCCAGCAGTGGCGGAGGCGGCGAGGAGAAAGCCGAGGCGGGCGAGAAAACGGCGAAGAACCCCCTGGGTGTCAACGAGGGCACGCGGATGGAGTTCGTCCTCTTCGACGGCGGCTTCGGCAAGGAGTACGCCGAGGACGCCGTGAAGATCTACGAGAAGAACTTCCCCAAGGCGAGCGTGAAGTTCTCCGCCACCCAGAAGATCCAGTCCACGCTCCAGCCCCGCTTCAACCAGGGCACGCCGCCGGACCTGATCGACAACTCGGGCGCCGAGCAGATGGACATGGGCGTCCTGGTCGGCAAGAAGCAGCTCGCCGACCTCACCCCGCTCCTCGACGCCCCGTCCTATGACGACCCGGACAAGAAGGTCCGCGACACCCTGCGCCCAGGGATCGTGGAGATGGGCCAGTTCGACGGCGACCCCGTCTGGATCATGTACTACGCCTACACGGTGTACGGCGTCTGGTACTCCCAAAAAGCCCTGGACTCGCTCGACGAGGAGTACCCCGAGACCTGGGACCAGATGCTCGCGGTCTGCGAGAAGGCCAAGAAGAAGGACATGGCGGGCTGGACGTACGCGGGCAAGTACCCGTACTACATCCCCTTCTCCCTCTACCCGATGATCGGCAAGGTGGGCGGTCGAGAGGTCCTCGACTCGATCGACAACCTGGAGCCGAACGCCTGGAAGCATCCGGCGGTCAAGGCCTGCTTCGATGCCTACTACGAGCTCTACGCGAAGGGCTACATCCTCCAGGGCACCCCCGGTCTGGACCACATCCAGTCGCAGACCGCCTGGGCCGAGGGCAAGGCGCTGTTCATCCCGAACGGCTCCTGGGTGGAGAACGAGTCCGCGAAGGTCATCCCGGCCGACTTCGATCTGGCCGTCTCCGCGCCCACCGGTATCGACAGCTCGGACAAGATGCCCTTCGGCACCATCTGGGCCTCCGGTGGCGAGCCCTTCATCGTCCCGGCCAAGGCGACGAACGGTGCGGGCGGCATGGAGCAGCTGCGCATCATGCTCAGCGAGGCGTCCTCCAAGAACTTCACCAGCAAGGTCAAGTCGCTGACCGCGTACAACGGCGGCACCGACGGCATCACCCTCACTCCCGGTCTTAAGTCCGGGGTTGCGGCCCTGGAACTGGCCGGCGACAACGTGGTGAACCCACGCATCCAGGACTGGTACGTGCAGTTGCAGAAGGAACAGATCGGTGTGGCGGGGCTCGGCGAGATGATGGCCGGCCGACTCACCCCGGCCGAGGCAATCAAGAAGATCCAGGGCTTTGCCGACGCGGCGGCCAAGGACTCGTCGATCAAGCACTACAAGCACCAGTGA
- a CDS encoding carbohydrate ABC transporter permease: MQHGKYRFIMGFLAVPLGLYALFVVWPFIQSIYYSFTDWTGLSPEFKMVGFGNYERMLDDAIFWKSLQHSLLFALVLPVITIGLALFFAFMINVGGRHRRGGPVVTGVRGSSFYKIVYFFPQVLSIAIVALLFAFAYNPDSGAINSILRGIGLDSIQPLWLGDPDLALWAVMAVLVWSTVGFFVVLFSAGMASIPTEMYEAALLDGASRATTFFRITLPLLWDTVQSGWIYVGILALGAESFAVVQIMTTGPGGPDYSTTVMVLYVYQKAFRDGQAAYATTIGVALLVVTLAFAAVVMRLGRRERLEY; encoded by the coding sequence ATGCAGCACGGCAAGTACCGGTTCATCATGGGGTTTCTGGCAGTGCCCCTCGGGCTATACGCACTTTTCGTCGTCTGGCCGTTCATCCAGTCCATCTATTACTCGTTCACGGACTGGACCGGGCTGAGCCCCGAATTCAAGATGGTCGGTTTCGGAAATTACGAGCGGATGCTCGACGACGCGATCTTCTGGAAGTCCTTGCAGCACAGTCTTCTGTTTGCGCTGGTGCTGCCGGTTATCACGATCGGTCTCGCGTTGTTCTTCGCCTTCATGATCAATGTGGGGGGACGCCACCGGAGGGGCGGTCCGGTCGTCACAGGTGTTCGCGGCTCGTCCTTCTACAAGATCGTCTATTTCTTTCCGCAGGTGCTCTCGATCGCGATCGTGGCGTTGTTGTTCGCCTTCGCGTACAACCCCGACAGCGGCGCGATCAACTCGATCCTGCGCGGCATCGGGCTCGACAGCATCCAGCCGCTGTGGCTGGGCGACCCCGACCTCGCCCTGTGGGCGGTGATGGCGGTCCTCGTCTGGTCCACGGTCGGTTTCTTCGTGGTCCTCTTCTCGGCGGGCATGGCCTCCATCCCGACGGAGATGTACGAGGCCGCGCTGCTCGACGGGGCGAGCCGCGCCACCACCTTCTTCCGGATCACCCTGCCCTTGCTGTGGGACACAGTGCAGTCCGGCTGGATCTACGTGGGCATCCTCGCCCTCGGCGCGGAGTCGTTCGCGGTCGTGCAGATCATGACGACCGGGCCCGGAGGCCCGGACTACTCGACCACCGTCATGGTCCTCTACGTGTACCAGAAGGCGTTCCGCGACGGGCAGGCCGCCTACGCCACTACGATCGGCGTCGCCCTGCTCGTCGTCACGCTGGCCTTCGCCGCCGTCGTGATGCGGCTGGGCCGACGCGAGCGGCTGGAGTACTGA